The Melanotaenia boesemani isolate fMelBoe1 chromosome 17, fMelBoe1.pri, whole genome shotgun sequence genome segment AAAGAAACGAAACTTAGGACGAAGCGGTCTTAGCAGAGGAGGTGTCAGGAATATAAGTGTTTGTATATTCAGGGGAAAATGTTCTGTCTTCCGTTTTATGCGACACAAGACGTGTTGCGGTCTGCTGTcctgagaataaaaacataataaacaccCACTCATTTGTTTTTCACCTAAATCTGTCCACTCATGAATTACTCTGTCAGTCGAAGAGCTGCTCTCAGTTAATGCACTTCACACGGAGAATATTGGAAACATTAGGATTATGGCAGTTTTCCCTTGGATCCTTTCTTTAATTTGTAAGttacttgtttttcattatttagtgtttataaaTTCAGGCAGGACTATGAACACACTTTTGTATCGTCCTATGTGTCCTTGTTTACTTTCAGTAGTGTATTTTGTCTTATCTCGATCTCGTGGTTTTAGTGAGGTCCACcacaaaactgaaagaaaacactcaGGAGTGAAGAACTGAGGGTGCGCAGAAAAGATAGCTCTATCAGTCGGCTCTTTTTCAAAGTTCATATCACGTATAATATTCAGTAAAATCTGCAAACAGGGTTTTGTTTATGACATTGAACATTTTTCCAATGTAATAATAATGGTTGGATCTCCATGCAGCTGAGCATGCATCAGTCACTCTGCATTCGTTTGACAGTAGTAAGCTTGCTATCTTCTATTTGTTAAGAAAATCCCAGAATACAGTCCAAATTTAACTGATTAGGGGCCAGATTTTCTGAAACGTTTAGTCGAACAttaaagattttattgtcaCTGGGTTAGCCTTATAAAGAATTAAGAATTTTCTTTATCTTGATAAGACCTTCAAACCAAGTGTTCCCTTTGTCGCAGAAAGGTTACCAGCTCAGAAATCAACAATAAACCCAACAACCCATCAATTAAGAACACCCCACCCATtgagaaagtaactcctttcAAAGCATTAAAGTCAGCTGGAGCTAAGTTTGAGGAGTTTTTATTCTTGACAGCATGAAACCACAGATGGAGAtaaaaaagttgttaaaaaaaaaaaaaagtgtcatgtGGAGTTTCTGACTCCTGTGAAGGCATTGGCCTAAAATAGCATTAGGGGGATTTCTTCTGAAGCAGAATGATGTTAATATCCAAAGCTCAGTATGAAATTATTGTATTATTGgaaaaattcaattaaaatgaCTCTATCAATCCCATAGGAAAATTGCTGTAAAATACAATGTTTTCAGCATTTCCTCTAAAGATAAATATGcctataaataaacttattttttttaacattcagtTACATTGTCATCATTGCCTACATCACATTAGAATGTGGAAATCTATAGACAAAGCAGATATAAAAGATTGTGTATGCCATACACCTTGAGTATCATCATCTATATCTGCAGAGTCTATAACTAGCTCTTGTTTCTCTCAGATTTAACTATTTTGAAGACGGATAATGACACTATTTGTCATCTTGCTTGCTCTTGCTGACCAACGGCACAATaaatgtaacaataaaaaacatttcccatgataaatataaaaaataaaccagataaacagcattttcatgcttttaaacagtctttttaaattttctatgTACATCTGAACATATTTACTTTAACTACCAGGTATCTTGGTAGTTGATCAGCATCTGATAAGCATTAGAATTTCTTGTCCATACTGCCAGGTGCTGCAGGATGTCACCTGTCGTCACCCTCACCTGTTCTCCGCTCTGCCCTGGTGGTCCAGACAGGTCAGAATGTGTCTCTGACCTGCAACATAACACCCAGCACGGAGATCACCTGGTACCTGCTGCGCTCAGACCAGCTGCTGCCTCTGCTCACAATAAAGGAGAGTAACTTCATAGGGAGAGACTCGATATCTTTTCACGTCGCAAACAAAAGTCGTATCAGCTGGTCGGGAGACCTGCAGGGTGGTCTGGTTAGTCTGGAGATCCTGGCAGTAGAGGAGGAGGATGCCGGGTTGTATTTCTGTGCTGGGCGGATTGCAGATACTGTGCACGTTAACAAGGGAATTCACCTGAAAGTGAATGGTAAGTACTTATTTTTTGtgttcaagtttttatttatcttttttttttttccaaataagcTTAATCTTATATAGCAACGGTTATCACTTCAGCAGACTggacttaaattaaattacagaaatattgcttttcttttctcttttttttgtttttcctttttttgtttgtttgtttatttctaaagtataTTAACTAATTATTTTGTCCCAAAGATTGAACAGTTTGACTTTttgaaggcttttttttttatcttccaaCTCTTTTCTTGATGTTCAACTCTTTATTCATAAATAGTTAAATTAAACTACTATTTGCTGTCACACAATTATTTACCTATTAGcaacaaccaaataaaataagaacaagATAAAGATTGAGAATGGGAATTTTCGCTCAGCTGACATCTAAGTCAGTGAGGTGTTTAGGAGGAAAGCAGTGGTTTCAGAGGTGCTAAGTTTGCTTCTCATCTTATGTCAGACTTGTTTTGTGGCTTCAGGTTGACAGGAAAGAAGGTTtgattttaagttttgttttttttttcacactgtatgtggagaaaaaaattatCTGTTTTCCAATAAAGCTTTTAGACAATaatgattttaatttgtttggatGCTGTTTATCTTAAAGCCTCTTTCAGCTTTTTagcaagacagaaaacagtaaAGCCGACCAGACggaaagctatttttttttttttaccacagctTCTAGACTTGTTGATGACTAATTTGCTTTTGTTGCTACCAGATAAAATCAGCCGGAGGGGCAGGTTGACATATGCTGGACTGATAAGCATAGATTAGATTTGCAGCTGGTGTTTTGGCTCTTTAGCCTCGCACACCCCTGCCTGTCAGGATTTTATTATATCAGCTGTGTTGCATGGCCcaaataaatccacaaaacatATTAGGGTTATTTGAAAAGTCCTACTAGTTTTGGTTTAGAAGGTGTAACAACAGTCTGCTGTTGCTTTCTGAACATCTTTCACATGATGACCCATAGTCAATGAGAAGCGCTGTAAAAGAAACCACTCCAGCATTTGCAGCAACCTACAGCATGGCAGCTAGTTATacactaaattaaaaatgatttctctaagccaaaaagaaaagattttctaaataaatttgCTGAAtgccaacaaaaataaaaataagctcaAAATAAGATCAACTGATTGAAAATTGATAACCATGAAAAGGATTTGGTCATCCAGAAACagctatttttttaacaataaccTAGGAAtcatattagattagattagattagattagattaaactttattgatcccacggacggggaaattcacttattacagcagcaaagcagagaaagtgaaaaaagaaagaataaatagataaacttaagaattaaatataacacaataaacataaaaacaataacagtataAGGTGACGGTATGaatgactgtgtaaacagtgtaaacagactacaacacagcaatattttttaaaagtatctATTTGGACTTAGTGACTCAgtgtcatttaaataaagttatcaTTTAGTTTAAGTAAATTATGAAACTGCTGTTTAAGTTTAAATTGAAATAACTGATCAAAACCAGTTGAATACATTTTTGATTACACAAAGAGGGCAAAGCTTTCAGAATatggaacaaataagaaaaaatacttGTGCCAATTATAAAAAGAACAATTGttaacctaaaaataatgtgtttgctTGCATTTAAAATAAGTAATTTCCATTTGCATCAATGTGAAGTTATCAGATTTAACATTGTAAAGCACTGAATgctttaggaccaaaatacattcaggattttctggtttgttatgaaccaaacagatccctcaggtcatcggtgtcaaatctactttctgttcccagagtctaAACTAAACGTGGAGATGCGACGTTCAGTCTTTATGCTCCTCACtggtggaacaaactcccagaaaagtgcaggtctgctgaaactcagcagtttttaatcagggttaaaaacttttatatttaccacttttattttttttatcaaagcagCTTACactgtaaattttatttcttgcattttatcttattttactttagctttttgtctttacttaagctcttttattttttaaagtttgtttgaaTGATTCTCCTGCagcccgctgtaatgctttcatgttttatgtaaagcactttgaatagtcttgtatgtgaaataaacttgccttgtcttgGAGAAAGTGATTAAATGAGAGAATTCTTATTAATCTGTGttgtatgtgtttttcttttgtttccaggAGGTGAGGGGGAGACTACTGTAAATAGAAGGAGTCAGCCGTGTTGGAATCTGGGAATCTGCGTACTTCCAGGTGTACTTGCCCTTTGTTTCATCATCGTGGTTGGACTCTGCCTGTGCTCAGGTAGGTGTCAGGTTGTGTCTTACTGCACCTGCATGACAAGCCGGTTCTACCCAGTACAACCACTGAAGCATGTGTTTATCACTGAATAGATGTTTTTAATAGCATTTTAATACTTGACCTAATATATGTAGGATTTTGTTGgagttttaatattaaaaatttaTTCTGAATTTGAGGGGATGTTTTGGATCTGAGTAATTGCAAAagaatttgtattttattttttttttttaagctaccATCCTTCCATTTTTAGACGTGTCCCTTctcaaacacacctgaatgaaattaaTGGCTCGTTACAAGGCTGAATGATGTGCCAATGaaggaattcagccatttgattcaggtgtgttggagaagggatgcatctaaaagttacAGGATGGTTAATTTCTGGGACTGGACTTGGGTACCCCTGATTTACACACTTGTCTATTGGTACCTACAGGTATTTGGCACACTCACCTAAAACTTAATCATATGAAGTTTAGATAATTGATTATATAGTTATATAGTAGTGGAAGG includes the following:
- the LOC121628128 gene encoding uncharacterized protein LOC121628128 isoform X2 is translated as MAVFPWILSLICAAGCHLSSPSPVLRSALVVQTGQNVSLTCNITPSTEITWYLLRSDQLLPLLTIKESNFIGRDSISFHVANKSRISWSGDLQGGLVSLEILAVEEEDAGLYFCAGRIADTVHVNKGIHLKVNGEGETTVNRRSQPCWNLGICVLPGVLALCFIIVVGLCLCSGKPAVCSCNPGWSASLRVAEEESLQYSSLRHPHKLHPAGRGRPKLVEEPVTYSTVASRKNLNALHDH
- the LOC121628128 gene encoding uncharacterized protein LOC121628128 isoform X1, translated to MAVFPWILSLICAAGCHLSSPSPVLRSALVVQTGQNVSLTCNITPSTEITWYLLRSDQLLPLLTIKESNFIGRDSISFHVANKSRISWSGDLQGGLVSLEILAVEEEDAGLYFCAGRIADTVHVNKGIHLKVNGGEGETTVNRRSQPCWNLGICVLPGVLALCFIIVVGLCLCSGKPAVCSCNPGWSASLRVAEEESLQYSSLRHPHKLHPAGRGRPKLVEEPVTYSTVASRKNLNALHDH